A region of Candidatus Binatia bacterium DNA encodes the following proteins:
- a CDS encoding beta-ketoacyl synthase N-terminal-like domain-containing protein, translating into MKELSTIKRALLARKVRSSSNAAQILAGEPIAVIGMGCRFPGGADDPDKYWDLIAEGRDAVGEVPASRWPADALYDPDPTVSGKMNSRWSGLLEQVDHFDAGFFGIAPREASAMDPQQRVLLEVTWEALERAGQTNDGLAGSPVGVFTGVCTSDYGRLSFADRDSIQPYTISGTTPSILAGRISYLLDLRGPSVVVDTACSSSLVALHLACQSLRGGESDLALAGGVNLILAPEMTISLSQWGVLAADGRCKPFDARANGFVRGEGCGVVVLKRLSDALAQDDPIAGVLLGTSVNQDGHSAGLTAPNLLAQRDLFLRTLDEARVEPSEVSYVETHGTGTELGDPIEFEALASVYGAPRPDGRSCALGSVKANIGHLEAAAGMAGLIKAIQCLRKAQVPPLVHYESLNPHISLAGTSFSIPTELEEWPEGYDRRVATVSSFGFSGTNAHVILEPAPARKDPEESRPSSGVHVLPISAPSAEGLEATAAQMAAFLRSGDDLPDLYNVCFTATQRRTHHAMRAAAVGATACDLASQFESLATGGRRAGLRQGKSPAGRRRKVAFVFSGQGSQRAGMGQELFDRGGAFAETLQRCDERMGVHTGWSVCEELFADEDRSRLARTEVSQPALFALQVALAAHWREWGVEPDAVIGHSVGEIAAAHVSGALSLDDAIRVVCERGRLMQKAHGQGRMVSVELSEPEARALVADAGGAVAVAAINGPASTVLSGDAAVLETMVDALSARDVGSRWVRVEYAFHSPQMDPHRIDLERCLSALAPSAARVPFYSTITGEPVPGEALIGSYWGRNMREPVRFQDGVKRLCADGIDAFLEVGGHPVLAQGISDCLSDSDASLPVVLACLRRGRPDLETIAEAAAGLHCAGVAVAWDQIIGSGRCVDLPTYPWQRKRHWLDAPRSTDAPVGSLVGHPLLGRRFDSALAKGGCIYEVELGGTQHDYLRDHRVDGAAWLPAAAYAEIALASVRERAPGRPRLAKLSLEQPVLVPEGGTRALQVALTATSDTQPDTFDVQFFTRGAGGETWQRHAEGVLRFDEAGAQTVPPEDLQDLLRSCSEVADIDEFYAALAATGLEYGPAFRGLKQLHRGDREALGRIGLAHTDTGDYGVHPALLDAAFQVMAATFVGARSGASTYLPAELIDVRMSKPMPRELWAHARLIEGEPGGSDELCAEVRLLDDAGESVMEVGCLRARRLGEAAGQATWQDWLYRLDWSAASPARRVADPERGTWVLLGEASEQRRQLAAQLIERGQDVLPVEFGAAYERTTEGYRIDPTRPEDHQQLLRDAFSNGRPACRGVVHFCDGSVEDLDLAQRRGSESVLHLVQALSQIGWRDVPRLWLITRGAQAVEAGETVPGLAQAPVWGLGKVVGLEHPELRCSRVDLDPATNDGVDGLIEELLADTREDEIALRGGERYVHRLATAPAPSAASEALPARPAGADAFRLEIDAPGVLDDVVLREVERPAPGPDEVEIEVRAAGLNFKDVLLALGVVPSPFEGSTPLGGECAGVVTAVGSDVQGLHAGQEVVAIAPGCFGRYIVAPAVYTVAKPSCLSFAEAASIPLVFMTAQYALN; encoded by the coding sequence ATGAAGGAGCTTTCGACGATCAAGCGGGCCCTCCTGGCGCGCAAAGTCCGGTCTTCCTCCAATGCGGCCCAGATCCTGGCCGGCGAGCCGATCGCGGTGATCGGAATGGGTTGTCGGTTTCCGGGCGGGGCAGACGACCCGGACAAGTATTGGGATCTGATTGCCGAGGGACGCGACGCGGTCGGCGAGGTGCCCGCGTCGCGCTGGCCCGCGGACGCTCTCTACGATCCCGATCCCACCGTATCGGGCAAAATGAACTCTCGCTGGAGCGGTTTGCTCGAACAGGTCGATCACTTCGACGCGGGCTTCTTCGGGATCGCCCCGCGGGAAGCGAGCGCGATGGACCCGCAGCAGAGGGTCTTGTTGGAGGTGACGTGGGAGGCCCTGGAGCGTGCGGGCCAGACGAACGACGGTCTCGCGGGATCGCCTGTCGGCGTGTTCACCGGAGTGTGTACGAGCGACTACGGGCGCCTCTCGTTCGCGGATCGCGATTCGATTCAGCCGTACACGATCTCGGGAACGACGCCGAGCATCCTCGCCGGTCGGATCTCGTATCTTCTCGATCTACGCGGCCCGAGCGTGGTCGTCGACACGGCGTGCTCCTCTTCCCTGGTTGCCCTGCACCTCGCGTGTCAGAGCCTGCGGGGCGGCGAAAGTGATCTCGCCCTCGCGGGGGGCGTCAATCTCATACTCGCGCCCGAGATGACGATTTCCTTGTCGCAGTGGGGCGTCCTCGCCGCAGACGGCCGGTGTAAGCCGTTTGATGCGCGCGCGAACGGGTTCGTGCGGGGTGAGGGCTGTGGGGTGGTCGTGCTGAAGCGTCTTTCCGATGCTCTCGCGCAAGACGATCCCATCGCCGGCGTGTTGCTTGGCACGAGCGTCAATCAGGACGGCCACAGCGCCGGACTGACGGCCCCGAATCTACTCGCCCAGCGCGACCTCTTCTTGCGGACGCTCGACGAGGCCCGTGTCGAGCCGTCGGAGGTCTCCTACGTGGAGACCCACGGGACCGGGACGGAACTCGGCGACCCGATCGAGTTCGAAGCGTTGGCATCGGTCTACGGCGCTCCTCGTCCCGACGGCCGCTCCTGCGCGCTGGGCTCTGTCAAAGCGAACATCGGACATCTCGAAGCAGCGGCGGGAATGGCGGGCCTCATCAAGGCGATCCAATGTCTGCGCAAGGCTCAAGTGCCGCCGCTCGTTCACTACGAATCCCTGAACCCGCACATCTCGCTTGCCGGTACGTCCTTCTCGATTCCAACGGAACTCGAGGAGTGGCCCGAGGGGTACGATCGGCGTGTCGCGACAGTTTCGTCGTTCGGGTTCTCCGGAACGAATGCGCACGTGATCCTCGAGCCGGCGCCGGCGCGGAAGGATCCCGAAGAGTCACGTCCGAGCTCCGGTGTGCACGTTCTGCCGATCTCGGCGCCGAGCGCCGAAGGACTCGAGGCGACGGCGGCGCAGATGGCCGCGTTCCTCCGGAGCGGGGACGATCTGCCCGATCTGTACAACGTCTGCTTTACGGCGACCCAACGGCGCACCCACCACGCGATGCGAGCGGCGGCCGTCGGTGCGACGGCCTGCGATCTGGCATCTCAGTTCGAGAGCCTGGCGACGGGCGGCCGGCGTGCGGGTCTCCGTCAGGGGAAGTCGCCCGCGGGGCGTCGTCGCAAAGTGGCGTTCGTCTTCTCGGGGCAAGGCTCTCAGCGCGCGGGCATGGGACAGGAGCTCTTTGACCGCGGCGGTGCGTTCGCCGAGACCCTGCAACGATGCGACGAACGGATGGGAGTGCACACGGGGTGGTCGGTGTGCGAGGAGCTGTTCGCCGACGAAGACCGCTCTCGGCTCGCCCGCACGGAGGTGAGTCAGCCTGCGCTCTTCGCTCTCCAGGTCGCGTTGGCAGCCCACTGGCGAGAATGGGGCGTCGAGCCGGACGCCGTCATCGGGCATAGTGTCGGTGAGATCGCCGCGGCGCACGTCTCCGGGGCGCTGTCCCTCGACGACGCCATTCGTGTGGTCTGCGAGCGCGGGCGTCTGATGCAGAAGGCGCACGGTCAGGGTCGGATGGTATCCGTCGAGCTGTCCGAGCCAGAGGCGCGGGCCCTGGTCGCCGACGCAGGGGGAGCGGTTGCAGTGGCCGCCATCAACGGTCCCGCTTCGACGGTCCTCTCCGGCGACGCTGCGGTTCTCGAGACGATGGTCGACGCGCTGTCGGCGCGCGACGTGGGAAGTCGCTGGGTCCGCGTCGAGTACGCGTTCCACAGCCCGCAGATGGATCCTCATCGGATTGATCTGGAACGATGTCTTTCCGCGCTGGCGCCGTCGGCAGCCCGGGTGCCGTTCTACTCTACGATCACTGGAGAGCCCGTTCCGGGCGAAGCCCTCATCGGATCGTACTGGGGCCGCAACATGCGCGAGCCGGTTCGCTTCCAGGATGGGGTGAAGCGGTTGTGCGCGGACGGCATCGACGCGTTCCTCGAGGTGGGCGGCCACCCGGTTCTCGCGCAGGGGATTTCGGATTGTCTCTCCGACTCGGACGCCTCCCTTCCCGTGGTCCTTGCGTGCCTTCGTCGGGGACGCCCGGATCTCGAGACGATCGCCGAGGCCGCGGCGGGTCTTCATTGCGCCGGGGTTGCCGTCGCCTGGGATCAGATCATTGGGAGCGGGCGATGCGTCGACCTGCCCACCTACCCGTGGCAACGGAAGCGGCACTGGCTCGACGCGCCGCGCTCCACCGATGCTCCCGTCGGCTCGCTCGTCGGGCATCCGTTGTTGGGACGCCGGTTCGATTCGGCGCTCGCCAAGGGTGGCTGTATCTACGAGGTCGAGCTCGGCGGCACGCAACACGACTACCTGCGCGATCACCGGGTCGATGGTGCGGCATGGTTGCCGGCTGCGGCGTACGCTGAGATTGCGCTCGCGTCCGTGCGCGAACGCGCCCCGGGGCGTCCGCGGCTGGCGAAGCTCTCTCTCGAGCAGCCAGTGCTCGTGCCCGAGGGCGGCACGCGCGCGCTGCAGGTCGCGTTGACGGCGACGTCCGATACCCAGCCGGACACGTTCGACGTCCAGTTCTTTACGCGCGGCGCCGGTGGCGAGACCTGGCAACGACACGCGGAGGGAGTGTTGCGATTCGACGAAGCCGGGGCGCAGACGGTGCCGCCCGAGGACCTGCAAGATCTGCTGCGGAGCTGCTCCGAGGTGGCCGACATCGACGAGTTCTACGCCGCGCTGGCCGCGACGGGCCTTGAGTATGGACCCGCCTTCCGCGGTCTGAAGCAGCTGCACCGGGGAGATCGCGAAGCGCTTGGCCGCATCGGGCTCGCCCACACCGACACCGGCGACTACGGCGTACACCCCGCATTGCTCGATGCGGCCTTCCAGGTCATGGCCGCGACTTTCGTGGGCGCCCGTTCCGGGGCATCGACGTATCTCCCCGCCGAGCTGATCGACGTGCGGATGTCGAAACCGATGCCGCGCGAGTTGTGGGCGCATGCCCGATTGATCGAGGGCGAGCCGGGTGGCTCCGACGAACTCTGCGCGGAAGTGCGCCTGCTCGACGACGCGGGCGAGTCGGTGATGGAGGTGGGCTGTCTGCGCGCTCGACGGCTCGGCGAAGCGGCTGGCCAGGCGACCTGGCAAGATTGGCTGTACCGCCTCGACTGGTCCGCAGCCTCGCCGGCAAGGAGAGTCGCCGACCCGGAACGCGGGACGTGGGTCCTGTTGGGGGAGGCCTCCGAGCAGCGCCGCCAGCTCGCGGCCCAGCTCATCGAGCGCGGCCAGGATGTCCTGCCGGTCGAGTTCGGGGCGGCGTACGAGCGCACCACCGAAGGCTATCGAATCGATCCGACGCGGCCGGAAGATCACCAGCAGCTCCTTCGCGACGCGTTTTCGAATGGGCGACCCGCGTGCCGCGGCGTCGTCCACTTCTGCGACGGGAGTGTCGAGGACCTGGATCTTGCCCAGCGTCGCGGGAGCGAGAGCGTCCTGCATCTCGTGCAGGCGCTGAGCCAGATCGGCTGGCGCGACGTACCCCGGCTCTGGCTGATCACGCGCGGTGCGCAGGCGGTCGAGGCGGGTGAGACGGTTCCCGGGTTGGCTCAGGCGCCGGTCTGGGGGTTGGGGAAGGTCGTCGGGCTGGAGCACCCGGAGCTCCGGTGCTCGCGCGTGGACCTGGATCCGGCGACCAACGATGGCGTGGACGGGCTGATCGAGGAGCTGCTGGCGGACACGCGGGAGGACGAGATCGCGCTCCGCGGCGGCGAACGGTACGTGCATCGGCTCGCCACGGCACCGGCGCCCTCTGCCGCTTCGGAGGCGCTGCCCGCGAGGCCGGCGGGAGCGGACGCCTTCCGACTCGAGATCGACGCGCCGGGTGTCCTCGACGACGTCGTGCTTCGTGAAGTGGAGCGGCCTGCGCCGGGCCCGGACGAGGTCGAGATCGAGGTCCGGGCGGCCGGGTTGAATTTCAAAGACGTGCTCCTCGCTCTTGGCGTCGTGCCGAGCCCGTTCGAAGGTTCGACGCCGCTCGGCGGCGAGTGTGCCGGGGTGGTCACGGCGGTCGGCTCGGATGTGCAGGGCCTTCATGCTGGTCAGGAGGTCGTCGCGATCGCGCCCGGATGCTTCGGACGCTACATCGTCGCGCCGGCGGTCTACACGGTCGCGAAGCCGAGCTGCCTGAGCTTCGCCGAGGCGGCGTCGATTCCGCTGGTGTTCATGACGGCGCAGTACGCGCTGAAC